A genomic stretch from Telopea speciosissima isolate NSW1024214 ecotype Mountain lineage chromosome 7, Tspe_v1, whole genome shotgun sequence includes:
- the LOC122667143 gene encoding eukaryotic translation initiation factor 3 subunit K-like: protein MGREREVPKQPVSYTVEQLIAVNPYNPDILPDLESYENEQVSSQTYSLDANLCLLRLYQFEPERMSTQIVARILVKALMAMPAPDFSLCLFLIPERVQMEEQFKTLIVLSHYLETARFCQFCDEAAKNRHILEVVLGFEQAIQAYAIHVLSLTFQKVPRAVLAEAINIEGLSLDKYLEHQVSNCGWALEKGHGRSQLIVLPRNKFNQPELKQNTADRIPLEHITRIFPILG from the exons ATGGGAAGAGAGCGAGAGGTTCCAAAACAGCCGGTCTCGTACACGGTTGAGCAGCTTATCGCTGTGAACCCATACAATCCTGACATTCTACCTGATCTCGAAAGCTACGAGAACGAGCAG GTTTCTTCACAAACATACAGTCTGGATGCAAATCTGTGCCTACTTCGACTCTATCAG TTTGAACCAGAGCGAATGAGTACCCAGATTGTCGCACGCATTTTGGTCAAG GCTCTTATGGCAATGCCAGCTCCAGATTTCAGCCTTTGTCTCTTTTTAATCCCAGAGCGAGtg CAAATGGAAGAACAGTTCAAAACATTGATTGTCCTCTCACACTATTTGGAG ACAGCAAGATTCTGCCAATTCTGTGATGAGGCAGCAAAGAATCGCCATATACTTGAAGTAGTGCTAG GTTTTGAGCAAGCAATACAAGCTTACGCAATTCATGTCCTTTCCCTGACTTTCCAAAAGGTTCCCAGAGCTGTACTTGCGGAG GCTATTAACATTGAAGGCCTTTCACTGGACAAGTacctggaacatcaggtttccAACTGTGGGTGGGCTCTTGAGAAGGGCCATGGTCGGAGCCAGCTTATTGTCCTTCCTCGCAATAAGTTTAACCAGCCGGAGCTAAAGCAAAACACTGCAGATAGAATTCCTTTAGAGCACATTACCCGAATCTTCCCCATTCTTGGCTGA